In one window of Plasmodium cynomolgi strain B DNA, chromosome 13, whole genome shotgun sequence DNA:
- a CDS encoding hypothetical protein (putative), giving the protein MCLRKKFLFNFLEKGKVVLLVNVKRKNVIRVSNCYVNNLIYTREDDIYRINQVESCSPRGGKAAGGLSMEEVVGRSTDGLTDGVTSGLTDGLTSGLTDGLTNGLTDESSIISNSNLGSVDNVDNLAAERRDDRVHSGTEGRSSNSTFLRNQFEPSDYELQMYKNKWKIPIYWIKKLERLKNMNAINCIDHLKDDNLLYFDNYKNKGLLKFLNEKKKKYNNCIILVRVGDFYETYGLDCIFLIEFLNIKKMNNKLSCGFIKTSINKALHILTNNNLNICVYEEMNEKSLKMKKRYLSQIVTPEFPIYLNNIQYCQGESNNMEESADKGNSNLFFQSYDLEDYFVVKEIVCIYIESKNIFSLCKINLSLKTISIFDNITFDVLNIYLKNTNFLKAYIHQHHNLSFTNKITQLFRVENYYLFSNFSSSLSFHLFILDKLKRQINVAGLFRLIRNKSVFRVRRGGDLGGDSNVVRDGDLGMDTDMGMDSNGGMDNNAGMDDCPPPEKPGKDAHTYYSYCTPLNIFTSYNMGVYRQNNCYDNRRSYLFYNIVDVDNSDSNSININESMEFFKNIFLFYPPFEVTKHIRYINEYIHKNQQNLIIPNVRPFRNNIIVTLLSNLKADHTTLKKIYTNVEAVQKCMNRFEYSLLTSIFRVMNHQNSFNLNVVKFYHLLKNIENILAANLELHPSNFFSPSEIASFNDFVFYHESEVHNLVNENLLSQQNEEIVAARNDLFETVIRDYADGEQNGKETKYDLDGLQKIIKVDNTNDIIGIKKKKKNFQSAHFFHPLNKKSDVMKNVYVTEHVQRKVRSYLSAIDRKRRRISDIIRGIVQVGRVAQLAFLGLGFRALYNHTINSIKRKWSLPICKHLTVTYEEQTFDNIDEKLRYMQRCLYDEEENTAGKNNPDGMSDPLDHPDGQHFIQLSEEEEKQISQNVDPDSVGEIKKIYKKKNYMNDSLTYILGAKPYNMSKDNLVKYDIFLKKKKFILLTGKNMSGKTTLSFTLLCILFLANLGMYAPCEEKSIVSKFREFYSLKNVNYQEQIENMSLFREQTYYINSIIEEIKENCPFSRQSSRDGEIFILFDEPCIATTPVDNAVIISALSDYLQNYCGIIITHNYDLLRKICLNENIVFKKINERINYLTTQTYEQRATLENGVCKNSEALETCRHTKVDGKMLDLLTYYQQKYKLIHNLSDTLYYKFMEYVKCKDGKGGKKSVNDFFEYCMNGPLEEGKTHKGDVDEGEKMIDTLEGDSWKNMTPCLELLRRVDPEEGAAKMGNNSNVRGEEPYVGGFPNCSDNKNLGSAPQDAEMVRGMARGMTHEMTREMTREMTHKMQEKELTVAMEQIEDAVKRKVFKIAMNEDVPIFFKNKSVVYILCIFAKKKKTLFLHRHK; this is encoded by the exons ATGTGCTTAAGAAAAAAGTTCTTGTTTAACTTCTTGGAGAAGGGAAAAGTGGTCCTTCTGGTGAATgtgaagcgaaaaaatgtCATCCGCGTGAGTAACTGCTACGTGAACAATTTGATATACACGAGGGAGGATGACATATATAGGATAAACCAGGTGGAGAGTTGCTCCCcccggggggggaaggcagCGGGTGGGCTCAGCATGGAGGAAGTGGTCGGTAGGTCCACCGATGGGTTGACCGATGGGGTGACCAGTGGGTTGACCGATGGGTTGACCAGTGGGTTGACGGATGGGTTGACCAATGGGTTGACGGATGAGTCGAGCATCATCTCGAACAGCAATTTGGGAAGCGTGGACAACGTGGACAACTTGGCGGCAGAACGGAGAGACGACAGAGTGCATAGCGGCACTGAAGGGAGGAGCAGCAACTCCACGTTTCTCCGTAACCAGTTTGAGCCATCCGATTACGAACtgcaaatgtacaaaaacaAGTGGAAAATTCCAATTTactggataaaaaaattggaacggctaaaaaatatgaacgccATTAATTGTATAGATCATTTAAAGGATGATAATTTACTCTACTttgataattacaaaaataaaggattgctaaaatttttaaatgaaaaaaaaaaaaaatacaacaattGCATCATTTTGGTAAGAGTTGGAGATTTTTATGAGACATATGGATTGGATTGCATATTTCtaattgaatttttaaacataaaaaaaatgaacaacaaaTTATCATGTGGATTTATCAAGACAAGCATCAACAAAGCTTTGCATATCCTCAcgaataataatttaaatatctGTGTGTATGAGGAGATGAATGAGAAATctttgaaaatgaaaaaaaggtaccttTCTCAGATTGTAACTCCTGAGTTTCCcatttatttgaataatATACAATACTGCCAGGGGGAGAGTAACAACATGGAGGAATCCGCTGACAAAGGGAATagcaaccttttttttcaatcgtACGACTTGGAGGACTACTTCGTGGTGAAGGAAATCGTGTGCATTTACATCGAAAgtaagaatattttttccctttgcaaAATCAACCTAAGTTTGAAAACCATTTCTATATTTGACAATATAACGTTCGATGtgctaaatatttatttgaagAACACCAACTTTTTAAAGGCTTACATTCATCAGCACCACAATTTGAGCTTCACCAACAAAATTACGCAGCTGTTTCGGGTCGAGAACTACTACCTTTTTAGTAACTTCAGCAGCAGTTTGAGTTTCcatctgttcattttggacAAGCTCAAGCGGCAGATCAATGTGGCAGGCCTGTTCAGGCTCATAAGGAACAAGAGCGTGTTTCGCGTTAGGAGGGGTGGCGATTTGGGGGGGGATAGCAATGTGGTGAGGGATGGCGATTTGGGGATGGATACCGATATGGGGATGGATAGCAATGGGGGGATGGATAACAATGCGGGGATGGATGACTGCCCCCCGCCGGAGAAGCCCGGCAAGGATGCGCACACGTACTACTCGTATTGCACCCCCCTGAACATATTCACGAGTTACAACATGGGCGTGTACAGACAGAATAACTGCTACGATAACAGAAGGAGTTACCTCTTCTACAACATAGTAGATGTGGATAATAGTGACTCTAACAGCATCAACATTAACGAGTCgatggaattttttaaaaatattttccttttctatcCCCCATTCGAAGTCACCAAACATATAAGATACATAAATGAGTACATCCACAAGAACCAACAAAATTTAATCATACCCAATGTTAGACCGTTTAGAAATAACATTATTGTGACTCTCCTGTCTAACTTAAAAGCTGACCATACCAcattgaagaaaatatataccaACGTGGAAGCAGTACAGAAGTGCATGAATCGATTCGAGTACTCTCTATTGACATCCATTTTTCGAGTGATGAATCATCAGAATAGCTTTAATTTaaatgttgtaaaattttatcatttgctgaaaaatattgaaaatattttagctGCCAATTTGGAATTACATccctccaattttttttctccttctgaaATTGCTTCCTTTAATGACTTCGTTTTTTATCATGAAAGTGAAGTACATAATTTAGTTAATGAGAATTTACTCAGTCAACAGAATGAAGAGATCGTAGCTGCTAGGAACGACTTATTTGAAACGGTCATTCGGGATTATGCTGATGGTGAGCAGAATGGGAAGGAGACAAAATACGATTTAGATGGtctacaaaaaattataaaagtggATAACACTAATGACATTATTGggataaagaagaaaaagaagaatttcCAATCTGCTCATTTCTTTCACCCgttgaataaaaaatcggACGTGATGAAAAACGTTTATGTGACTGAACATGTGCAAAGGAAAGTCAGGAGTTACTTGTCCGCCATTGACAGGAAGAGGCGTCGAATTAGTGATATCATTCGTGGC ATCGTGCAGGTCGGTCGCGTGGCGCAGTTAGCGTTCttgggtttagggtttagg gccCTCTACAACCACACCATAAACAGCATCAAACGCAAGTGGAGCCTTCCCATCTGCAAGCACCTAACTGTGACGTACGAAGAGCAGACCTTCGACAACATCGACGAGAAGCTGCGTTACATGCAGAGGTGCCTATACgacgaggaagaaaacacAGCAGGGAAGAACAACCCGGATGGAATGAGCGATCCTTTGGACCATCCAGATGGGCAGCATTTTATCCAACTgagcgaagaagaagagaaacaAATTTCACAGAATGTCGATCCCGATTCAGTTGgagagataaaaaaaatttataaaaaaaaaaattacatgaaTGACTCTCTGACGTATATTTTAGGAGCCAAGCCGTACAATATGAGTAAAGACAATTTAGTCAAGtacgatatttttttaaaaaaaaaaaaattcattttgttgacTGGCAAAAATATGAGCGGAAAGACGACTCTGTCGTTTACGTTGCTGTGTATCCTTTTTCTGGCCAACCTGG GTATGTACGCCCCCTGCGAGGAGAAAAGCATCGTTTCCAAGTTCCGCGAATTCTAcagcttaaaaaatgtgaactaCCAAGAGCAGATCGAGAACATGTCCCTGTTCAGGGAGCAGACGTACTACATAAATTCGATAATCGAGGAGATCAAGGAAAATTGCCCCTTTTCCAGGCAGTCCTCTCGGGATGGGGAGATATTCATTCTGTTCGATGAACCTTGCATAGCGACTACGCCAGTTGACAATGCGG TGATCATCAGTGCCCTGTCTGACTACCTCCAAAACTACTGCGGAATAATAATCACACACAACTACGACTTGCTGAGGAAAATTTGCCTGAACGAAAAtatcgtttttaaaaaaataaatgaacgaATTAATTATTTGACAACACAAACATATGAACAAAGAGCCACGCTGGAAAATGGCGTTTGTAAAAACAGCGAAGCGTTGGAAACGTGTAGACACACAAAGGTTGATGGTAAAATGCTGGACCTCTTAACTTACTACCAACAGAAATACAAGCTGATTCATAATTTAAGTGACACTCTGTATTACAAATTTATGGAGTACGTAAAGTGTAAAGAtggaaaaggtggaaaaaaaagcgtgaacgatttttttgaatattgtATGAATGGACCTttggaggaaggaaaaacacacaaaggTGATGTTGACGAGGGAGAGAAAATGATCGATACATTGGAGGGAGACAGCTGGAAAAATATGACACCTTGTTTGGAATTATTGCGGAGAGTAGACCCCGAAGAGGGAGctgccaaaatggggaataatTCGAATGTGAGGGGGGAAGAGCCATATGTTGGAGGCTTCCCCAACTGTAGTGATAATAAAAACTTGGGGAGCGCCCCTCAGGACGCGGAAATGGTTCGCGGGATGGCCCGTGGAATGACCCACGAAATGACCCGCGAAATGACCCGCGAAATGACCCACAAAATGCAGGAAAAAGAACTTACCGTGGCAATGGAACAAATCGAAGATGCagtgaaaagaaaagtatTTAAAATTGCGATGAATGAGgatgtgcccattttttttaaaaacaaaagtgtagtttacattttgtgcatttttgccaagaaaaaaaaaaccctatTTTTACATAGGCATAAGTGA
- a CDS encoding hypothetical protein (putative), with translation MAVDTETFYGKKKREKPIFEVNIEKYGILKRLKRFDQSVSQGVRKRWFYKQHEALSHYAQLVEVDSDAKADTDVEAEGGALRSRVACSRNGQGIIIYTEEIENAKRCFVLDSLYRFLKFYCFYALSLGDIYFDDGGASDGKAHKSSPCKSPPCESPPCKSPPCKSPPCKSPPCKSPPNEALTGDPPPNDQPMHLYELILANEKRWLFFDLEYDVLSGQQNKDCVLFIFLIELCLFVYSNFDVKICLNDAIILDSSTSEKISFHVIVKNIHSLHDDDDYYEYLKDYCHFFQNRLNRSDDFFFYKYKKRQTKFTAQRSQKKLLLFDNENCIKYFVDLFINHIAIAIQENENACVINLSTVYIQREKGSHLPGEDNANLCSLGCTKVGDRTNDTHERSITGGNNSTRCNFRGSSPNFSAPNGDHHRGSFANPNSQNEPSEHPVEEKTPLDLINDFSEIHDFVMAITGGEIPGDDSRSVSGGEIPGDDIKPVSGRIIPSDQSIQNYVNKLENAKGDNSFDRTNDNFLILLFAMKRDESVDKPIEESDPHMDNKNGDPNSQKNILPVEDTECRSPGEERNLQSDLQNKEELFQMHKKKNANHEMVLLKCIVDNSVYSRNRNFRMIFSSKKKINNSKLMLSRYNVKRYSKENVDSLILKSLVTFYQDDDVICQIGEDVIFKRDHLENTGNAKRSRNGASPLTTELYVHRSIKLDDINDAHVHTILKIIFFWNFELYKNFKKNKIYVNKFQGEISKEYFYRIVSIHNKLQYDLYRDGAIEGEIAVSEEYSAMGKACTQEIDKKNSTAEEMEMQKDGHVSLLRKGIITPQFCKNLDTYDDLFLKNEKFYSYVLDEYTKCTQIKKEKNDSLLLLIKYFIYSITCNSEEYILHFRENKFCKNKNRAHKSNHIYLVFNHLKNLFVQKCHDSECSHFVSEIYYL, from the exons ATGGCGGTGGACACGGAAACATTTTacgggaagaagaaaagagagAAACCCATCTTCGAAGTAAACATAGAAAAATACGGAATCCTGAAAAGGCTAAAACGGTTCGATCAGTCTGTTTCGCAAGGTGTAAGAAAAAGGTGGTTCTACAAACAGCACGAGGCCCTTTCGCATTACGCCCAACTAGTCGAAGTAGATTCAGACGCGAAGGCAGATACTGATGTGGAGGCGGAGGGGGGGGCACTCCGAAGTCGGGTCGCCTGCTCCCGCAACGGACAGGGAATAATTATCTACACAGAAGAGATAGAAAACGCCAAGAGATGCTTCGTACTGGACAGTCTCTACCGCTTCCTGAAATTCTACTGCTTCTACGCGTTGTCGTTGGGAGACATATATTTCGATGATGGGGGGGCCAGCGACGGGAAAGCACACAAATCGTCGCCATGCAAGTCACCGCCATGCGAATCGCCGCCATGCAAATCGCCTCCATGCAAGTCACCGCCATGCAAGTCACCGCCATGCAAGTCACCGCCAAACGAAGCGCTCACAGGGGACCCCCCACCAAATGACCAACCGATGCACCTCTACGAACTCATCTTGGCGAACGAAAAACGGTGGCTCTTCTTCGACCTGGAGTACGACGTGCTGAGCGGGCAACAAAATAAGGACTGCGTGCTGTTCATATTCCTCATCGAGCTGTGCCTATTCGTGTACTCCAACTTCGATGTAAAAATTTGCCTAAACGATGCTATCATTTTAGATAGCTCCACTAgcgaaaaaatatctttccatgtaattgtaaaaaatattcattcccttcacgatgatgatgattattacgaatatttaaaagattattgtcacttttttcaaaatcgcctgaacaggtcagatgatttttttttttacaagtacaagaaaaggcaaacaaAGTTCACTGCACAAAGGAGTCAGAAAaagcttctcctttttgacaacgaaaattgcataaaatattttgtcgACCTGTTTATAAATCACATCGCGATAGCCATacaggaaaatgaaaacgctTGCGTCATTAATTTATCTACTGTTTATATACAGCGTGAAAAGGGATCTCATCTTCCCGGGGAAGACAACGCCAATTTGTGTTCCCTTGGCTGTACTAAAGTGGGAGATCGGACAAACGATACCCACGAGAGAAGCATTACAGGAGGAAATAACAGCACCCGTTGTAACTTCAGGGGGAgttctccaaatttttctGCGCCAAACGGAGATCACCATAGGGGCTCTTTTGCCAACCCTAACTCACAGAACGAACCGAGCGAACACCCCGTTGAGGAGAAAACTCCGCTCGACCTGATAAACGACTTCAGCGAGATACACGATTTTGTGATGGCCATCACTGGGGGGGAAATTCCTGGAGATGACAGCAGATCCGTCagtgggggggaaattccTGGAGATGACATCAAACCCGTCAGTGGAAGGATAATTCCCAGCGATCAGAGTA tacaaaattatgttaacaaattggaaaatgcaaaaggagaCAATTCTTTTGACAGAACAAATGATAATTTCCTCATTCTGTTATTTGCAATGAAGAGGGACGAGAGTGTAGACAAACCGATCGAAGAGAGTGACCCCCATATGGACAACAAAAACGGTGACCCAAATTCCCAGAAGAATATTCTACCCGTAGAGGACACTGAGTGCAGGTCCCCAGGTGAAGAGAGAAACCTGCAGAGCGATCTCCAAAATAAGGAGGAACTTTTtcaaatgcacaaaaaaaaaaatgcgaaccACGAAATGGTATTGCTAAAATGCATTGTGGACAACTCTGTGTATAGCAGGAATAGGAACTTCCGCATGATATTTtcgagcaaaaaaaaaataaataacagcAAATTGATGCTCAGCAGGTATAATGTGAAGAGATATAGCAAAGAGAACGTGGACAGCTTGATATTAAAAAGTCTGGTCACCTTTTATCAGGACGATGATGTCATTTGTCAAATAGGGGAGGACGTAATTTTTAAGAGGGACCATCTGGAAAA CACAGGCAACGCGAAAAGGTCGCGCAATGGAGCATCGCCCCTCACCACAGAGCTGTACGTACACAGGAGCATTAAACTGGACGACATTAATGATGCCCACGTGCacaccattttaaaaattattttcttctggaattttgaattatataaaaattttaaaaaaaataaaatatatgtaaacaaATTTCAAGGAGAAATTAGCaaggaatatttttacagAATTGTTTCCATTCATAATAAGCTACAGTACGACCTCTACAGGGATGGCGCAATCGAGGGGGAAATCGCCGTATCGGAGGAATATTCTGCCATGGGAAAGGCATGCACACAGGaaatagacaaaaaaaacagcacaGCAGAGGAGatggaaatgcaaaaggacGGTCATGTGTCTCTCCTGCGAAAAGGCATAATCACAccacaattttgcaaaaacttAGACACATAtgatgatttatttttaaaaaatgagaaattttATTCGTATGTCTTGGATGAGTATacaaaatgcacacaaataaaaaaagaaaaaaatgactcccTCCTCTTgcttataaaatattttatatattccatCACATGCAACTCGGAGGAGTACATTCTCCATTTcagggaaaacaaattttgtaaaaataaaaaccgtGCACACAAATCGAATCACATATACCTTGTTTTTAACCATCtcaaaaatttgttcgtGCAAAAATGTCATGACAGTGAGTGCTCCCACTTCGTTTCGGAGATTTATTATCTGTAG
- a CDS encoding sybindin domain containing protein (putative), translated as MSHEKGANTQDAAREYYYLYIFFKNQCIYSIDLKNEEREKTSSTNKIEKEKLLLGSIYALNYLCFNIQPNKKLKNLYKSMQNVNKNMNQSLKTHNQNIANTQDNLHVGNFNSFNTPFYKLHYFETLTAYKFVIITHKSTPNLSHFLKDIYKTIFLEFIILNPLYNTGDEIRDKSFDEKIIDRIRGLTPA; from the exons ATGTCGCACGAGAAGGGCGCAAACACCCAGGACGCCGCGCGCGAGTACTACTACCTCTACATATTCTTCAAAAATCAGTGCATCTATAGcattgatttaaaaaatgaggaaagagaaaaaacgaGTTCGACAAACAAAAtcgagaaggagaagctccTCTTGGGATCCATCTATGCTCTCAACTACCTCTGCTTCAACATACAACCAaacaagaaattaaaaaatctgtACAAGTCCATGcaaaatgttaataaaaatatgaaccaAAGTTTGAAGACCCATAACCAAAATATAGCTAACACACAGGACAATCTACACGTGGGCAATTTTAATTCCTTCAACACCCCATTTTACAAGCTGCACTACTTCGAAACGCTCACAG CCTACAAATTTGTTATAATCACTCACAAGAGTACCCCGAATTTGTCTCACTTTTTGAAAGACATATACAAGACCATATTCCTCGAGTTTATCATCCTGAATCCACTTTACAAT ACAGGAGACGAAATACGGGACAAATCATTCGACGAGAAGATAATTGACCGCATTAGGGGGCTGACTCCAGCGTAG
- a CDS encoding hypothetical protein (putative), which translates to MVESNDDPDSCSVYDDTVEKNINFSESILANLNDNIFEQNDAFTNANEKLSENFFMLEEEIANGKQLDVHPGEGRTSSASSSSSVHVRDGRVSLLFEDESAGGGGPSGQRTEAMSRGGWKTPYKERSESTNWGTFTKHEVAEEEGVITAQGEQSRRNNTTTEGNEKERFVFPIKMNKKSWSKEKASEKAAEKAAGKAAEKAAEKAYDEYNHNVIYHELYVELLQVNKSLQNEIKNLKKIIEMQKLLIKSREDLFGSSHMNEKNKISKMEEDEKGGGYWAKGGKGPSRRENYYQAHKNGDKNRRPKWERMDNNDEDDVSYSEVEMNTIDNNEDTHDHKNEYVKLPLSENEGSVPSDNASGGGSCGGGSFGGNHSDSQRGSQRGSHRDSQRDAHHDNNRHTPARASNQGSYFSKRGNYEGLRGKSHSGGQKSYERGYQGGKKMDREKEQNEIPVNFQEITAVTLWYEEILPLINNEKKKL; encoded by the exons atggtGGAGAGCAATGATGACCCGGATAGTTGCAGTGTATACGACGACAccgttgaaaaaaatataaactttTCGGAGAGCATACTTGCTAATCTGAATGATAATATTTTCGAACAAAACGATGCCTTTACTAATGCTAATGAGAAACTAAGCGAAAACTTTTTCATGctggaggaagaaatcgCGAATGGAAAGCAGTTAGATGTTCACCCTGGGGAGGGGAGAACTAGtagtgcttcttcttcctcgtctGTTCATGTGCGGGATGGAAGAGTCTCCCTGCTGTTTGAGGATGAGTCCGCTGGGGGAGGTGGGCCTTCAGGACAAAGGACAGAAGCAATGTCACGTGGTGGATGGAAAACCCCGTACAAAGAGCGTTCCGAATCCACAAACTGGGGAACGTTTACCAAGCACGAGGTcgcagaggaagaaggagtaaTAACCGCCCAGGGGGAACAGTCAAGGAGAAATAACACAACAACGGagggaaacgaaaaagaaaggttTGTCTTCCCAATTaagatgaacaaaaaaagttggagCAAAGAAAAGGCATCAGAAAAGGCAGCAGAAAAGGCAGCAGGAAAGGCAGCAGAAAAGGCAGCAGAAAAGGCATATGATGAATACAACCATAACGTTATATACCACGAATTGTACGTCGAGCTGTTACAGGTAAATAAAAGtctacaaaatgaaattaaaaacctGAAGAAGATAATCGAGATGCAGAaacttttaataaaaagCAGAGAAGACTTATTTGGTAGTAGTCATATgaatgagaaaaacaaaatcagta AGATGGAGGAGGACGAGAAGGGTGGTGGGTACTGGgctaaaggggggaaaggacCCAGCCGTAGGGAGAACTACTATCAGGCGCATAAGAATGGGGATAAAAATAGGCGCCCCAAATGGGAGCGCATGGACAACAACGATGAAGACGACGTTAGCTACTCAGAGGTGGAGATGAACACGATCGATAATAACGAGGACACGCATGATCATAAAAACGAGTACGTGAAGCTGCCGCTGAGTGAGAACGAGGGCTCGGTCCCGTCGGACAACGCCAGCGGTGGCGGCAGTTGCGGTGGAGGCAGTTTCGGCGGCAACCACAGTGACAGTCAACGAGGCAGTCAACGAGGCAGTCATCGCGACAGTCAGCGCGACGCCCACCATGACAACAATAGGCATACCCCAGCGCGCGCTAGCAACCAGGGGAGCTACTTCTCAAAGAGGGGCAACTACGAAGGTTTGCGCGGGAAAAGCCACAGCGGAGGGCAAAAGAGCTACGAGCGCGGATACcaaggaggaaagaaaatggacagagaaaaagagcaaaacgAAATCCCCGTCAATTTCCAAGAAATAACGGCAGTGACTCTATGGTACGAAGAAATCCTACCCCTGATTaacaacgaaaaaaaaaaactctaa